In a genomic window of Vidua chalybeata isolate OUT-0048 chromosome 30, bVidCha1 merged haplotype, whole genome shotgun sequence:
- the HOXC4 gene encoding homeobox protein Hox-C4: MIMSSYLMDSNYIDPKFPPCEEYSQSNYIPEPGAEFYGRREPGFQQQHAEIFGVPRAAFPERPFGCGGLRAAGGGGGGGGGGGGGGGGGGGGRQHLAEKPQLCEPPGPAPCGEPEGEPGAPGKAPVVYPWMKKIHVSTVNPNFSGGEPKRSRTAYTRQQVLELEKEFHYNRYLTRRRRIEIAHALSLSERQIKIWFQNRRMKWKKDHRLPNTKSRAAPAPAEPPPPPAEPPRPEDITRL; this comes from the exons ATGATCATGAGCTCTTATTTGATGGACTCTAACTACATCGATCCGAAATTCCCTCCATGCGAGGAATATTCGCAGAGTAATTACATCCCCGAGCCCGGCGCGGAGTTCTACGGGCGCAGGGAGCCGggcttccagcagcagcacgcGGAGATTTTCGGGGTGCCCCGCGCGGCTTTCCCCGAGCGCCCCTTCGGCTgcggggggctgcgggcagcggggggaggaggaggaggaggaggaggaggaggaggaggaggaggaggaggaggaggagggaggcagcACCTGGCGGAGAAGCCGCAGCTCTGCGAGCCCCCGGGGCCGGCTCCGTGCGGGGAGCCCGAGGGCGAGCCCGGCGCGCCGGGGAAGGCTCCGGTGGTTTATCCCTGGATGAAGAAGATCCACGTCAGCACCG TGAACCCCAACTTCTCGGGGGGCGAGCCCAAGCGCTCCCGCACGGCGTACACGCggcagcaggtgctggagctggagaaggagttCCACTACAACCGCTACCTGACGCGGCGGCGCCGCATCGAGATCGCGCACGCCCTGAGCCTCAGCGAGCGCCAGATCAAGATCTGGTTCCAGAACCGCCGCATGAAGTGGAAGAAGGATCACCGGCTGCCCAACACCAAGAGCCGCGCGGCGCCCGCGCCCgccgagccgccgccgccgcccgcggagccgccgcggcCCGAGGACATCACCCGCTTGTAa